From Agrobacterium tumefaciens, a single genomic window includes:
- a CDS encoding DNA alkylation repair protein gives MSETTETAAPALKEIFNRERLQHIAVQTKAVHAPFDVSAFMALATNDLDSLGIMQRMRQVATSLHATLPGDYARNIEILTDLAPRIGHGFASISLPEYVALYGRAHFELSMQALHYFTRFGSSEFAVRHFLKEDMSRTLAFMETWSRDENEHVRRLASEGCRPRLPWSFQLKALVEDPSPVAAILSNLKSDGALYVRKSVANHLNDITKDNPGFVFKLLQDWPRDHKHTNWITRQALRTLIKKGDVTALAYLGADGAAEMAVQEFTVSPQTITLGNTVDITASFVSLAKCQQKLVVDYAVHYVKKNGETSAKVFKWKEMNLQSEERTSLTIKRAIRDFTTRKHYPGRHRIDLIVNGQTVAETFFDLES, from the coding sequence ATGAGCGAGACAACCGAAACGGCAGCACCAGCGCTGAAGGAAATATTCAATCGCGAGCGCCTTCAGCATATCGCAGTCCAAACGAAAGCTGTTCACGCCCCTTTCGATGTCTCTGCATTCATGGCGCTAGCGACCAACGATCTCGACAGCCTTGGGATCATGCAGCGCATGCGGCAGGTCGCGACCAGCCTTCACGCCACGCTTCCCGGCGACTACGCACGCAACATTGAAATCCTTACGGACCTCGCGCCACGCATCGGACATGGTTTTGCATCCATTTCATTGCCGGAATACGTGGCGCTCTACGGGCGCGCCCATTTCGAGCTATCGATGCAGGCACTGCATTATTTCACCCGTTTTGGCTCATCTGAATTTGCGGTCCGGCATTTTCTGAAGGAGGACATGTCGCGGACACTCGCTTTCATGGAAACCTGGTCTCGTGATGAAAATGAACACGTTCGCAGGTTGGCGAGCGAAGGTTGTCGTCCGCGGCTCCCCTGGTCGTTCCAGCTCAAAGCCCTTGTGGAAGATCCTTCGCCGGTCGCTGCTATCCTCAGCAATCTGAAAAGTGATGGCGCGCTCTATGTCAGAAAATCGGTTGCCAACCACCTGAACGATATCACGAAGGACAATCCTGGCTTCGTATTCAAATTGTTGCAAGATTGGCCGAGAGATCACAAACATACCAACTGGATCACGCGGCAGGCGCTACGTACACTGATCAAAAAGGGCGACGTCACCGCTCTTGCCTATCTCGGCGCGGATGGGGCAGCCGAGATGGCAGTACAAGAGTTTACGGTATCGCCGCAAACAATCACTCTTGGAAACACCGTAGATATTACGGCGTCATTCGTTTCCTTGGCGAAATGCCAGCAAAAACTGGTGGTCGACTACGCCGTCCACTACGTCAAGAAAAACGGTGAAACGTCTGCAAAGGTTTTCAAGTGGAAAGAGATGAACTTGCAGTCGGAAGAGCGTACCTCGCTCACGATAAAACGCGCGATACGTGATTTTACCACCCGTAAGCACTATCCCGGACGTCACAGGATTGATCTCATCGTCAACGGACAAACCGTAGCGGAAACGTTCTTCGATCTGGAAAGCTAG
- a CDS encoding LacI family transcriptional regulator, with protein MASPRPATNLSAIAATLGVSVATVSNALSGKGRVSVELVDKIRKTASDLGYIPSLAGRALRTGRSGVLGLVLPDIANPLFPQIAQAIEKAAVAAGYGVLIADSRGEISMQTDAINRLIERGVDGMVIVPRRGTRIAGVDCPVAVIDSPSTPGNTVAADHWDGGQQLGRYLASLGHRKIVLIGKNRDSNVQNDRLGGIRDGFGRAGDIETLWIDRIEAKDGAGCRLGLAAKVQDGFTAFAAVSDLHALRALTELQREGVEVPEQASVTGFDDLIFSAVVTPPLTTMRMNMVRIADLAIDALLRVIDGEEGDTVSVAADISKVPMELMVRGSTGKTSHNVTEAKKTTAGELTP; from the coding sequence ATGGCTTCTCCACGGCCTGCCACCAACCTGAGCGCAATTGCTGCGACACTCGGCGTGTCGGTAGCAACCGTGTCCAATGCGTTGTCCGGCAAGGGGCGTGTGTCGGTTGAATTGGTCGACAAAATCCGTAAGACGGCCAGTGATCTCGGTTATATTCCGAGCCTTGCGGGCAGGGCTCTCAGGACCGGTCGCAGCGGTGTCCTGGGTCTCGTCTTGCCAGATATCGCCAATCCACTCTTCCCGCAGATTGCACAAGCGATTGAAAAGGCCGCCGTCGCCGCCGGCTACGGCGTGCTGATCGCCGACTCGCGGGGCGAAATTTCCATGCAGACAGATGCGATCAACCGGCTGATCGAGCGCGGTGTGGATGGCATGGTCATCGTTCCGCGCCGAGGAACCCGCATTGCTGGCGTCGACTGTCCGGTCGCAGTGATCGACAGTCCGTCGACACCTGGCAATACGGTTGCGGCTGATCACTGGGATGGCGGCCAACAGCTCGGACGATATCTTGCCAGCCTTGGGCACCGCAAGATCGTACTGATCGGCAAGAACCGGGATTCCAACGTTCAGAACGACAGGCTTGGCGGCATTCGCGATGGCTTCGGAAGAGCCGGCGACATCGAGACGCTCTGGATTGACAGGATCGAAGCAAAGGATGGCGCGGGGTGTCGTCTCGGGCTTGCCGCCAAGGTGCAGGATGGTTTTACAGCCTTTGCCGCCGTTTCCGATCTGCATGCACTGCGTGCCCTGACCGAATTGCAGCGCGAAGGCGTCGAGGTGCCGGAGCAGGCAAGTGTTACCGGTTTTGACGATCTTATCTTTTCCGCGGTGGTGACACCGCCACTCACCACGATGCGCATGAATATGGTCCGTATTGCTGATCTCGCCATAGATGCATTGCTGCGCGTCATCGACGGTGAAGAGGGGGATACCGTTTCGGTCGCTGCCGATATTTCCAAAGTGCCGATGGAGCTGATGGTACGCGGCTCGACCGGCAAAACATCGCATAACGTCACTGAAGCCAAAAAAACGACAGCAGGAGAACTCACACCATGA
- a CDS encoding acyl-CoA dehydrogenase, protein MRSTNNPARICGGIKVSERAAFNWQDPFLLEDQLTDDERMIRDTAAAFGKSELLPRVQDAYLSETSEPELFRLMGRTGLLGVTLPEEYGAADASYVAYGLVAREVERIDSGYRSMMSVQSSLVIHPIFAYGSDEQKKKYLPGLVSGELIGCFGLTEPDAGSDPGGMKTRAEKIAGGYRLRGSKMWISNAPIADVFVVWAKSEAHNNEIRGFVLEKGMKGLSAPKIGGKLSLRASITGEIVMDGVEVGEDALLPNVSGLKGPFGCLNRARYGISWGVMGAAEDCWFRALQYGLDRKQFGKPLAGMQLYQKKLADMQTEIALGLQASLRVGRLMDDHRMAPEMISIVKRNNCGKALDIARQARDMHGGNGIQIEYHVMRHAQNLETVNTYEGTHDVHALILGRAQTGIQAFF, encoded by the coding sequence ATGCGAAGCACCAATAATCCGGCCAGAATTTGCGGAGGCATAAAAGTGAGCGAACGTGCAGCATTCAATTGGCAGGACCCATTTCTGCTGGAAGACCAACTGACGGACGACGAGAGGATGATCCGCGACACCGCGGCAGCCTTCGGAAAATCCGAACTGCTGCCGCGCGTCCAGGACGCTTATCTTTCAGAAACGTCAGAACCGGAACTGTTCCGCCTGATGGGTCGCACCGGTCTGCTTGGCGTGACGTTACCTGAAGAATACGGTGCGGCCGACGCCAGCTACGTGGCTTACGGGCTTGTTGCCCGAGAGGTTGAGCGCATCGACAGCGGCTATCGCTCCATGATGAGCGTGCAATCCTCGCTCGTCATTCATCCAATCTTTGCTTACGGTTCGGACGAGCAGAAAAAGAAATATCTGCCCGGCCTTGTTTCCGGCGAACTCATCGGATGTTTCGGTCTGACCGAACCCGATGCAGGCTCTGATCCCGGCGGCATGAAAACACGTGCTGAAAAAATTGCCGGCGGCTACCGCCTGCGCGGATCGAAAATGTGGATTTCCAACGCACCGATTGCCGATGTTTTCGTGGTCTGGGCAAAATCGGAAGCGCATAACAACGAAATTCGAGGCTTTGTGCTCGAGAAAGGCATGAAGGGTCTTTCTGCTCCAAAGATCGGCGGCAAGCTTTCGTTACGCGCTTCTATCACCGGTGAAATTGTCATGGACGGCGTCGAGGTTGGTGAAGACGCGCTCCTGCCCAATGTTTCGGGCCTGAAGGGACCGTTTGGCTGCCTAAACCGCGCCCGCTATGGCATTTCCTGGGGCGTGATGGGGGCCGCCGAAGATTGCTGGTTCCGTGCCCTGCAATACGGTCTTGACCGCAAGCAGTTTGGCAAGCCGCTGGCGGGCATGCAGCTTTATCAGAAGAAGCTAGCTGACATGCAGACCGAAATCGCGCTTGGCCTTCAGGCATCTTTGCGGGTGGGCCGTTTGATGGACGATCATCGCATGGCGCCCGAAATGATTTCGATCGTCAAACGCAACAATTGCGGCAAGGCGCTGGATATCGCCCGCCAGGCGCGAGACATGCATGGTGGCAACGGAATCCAGATCGAGTATCACGTCATGCGTCACGCCCAAAACCTTGAGACGGTCAATACCTACGAGGGTACGCATGATGTCCACGCCTTGATCCTTGGCCGGGCACAGACCGGCATTCAGGCGTTTTTCTGA
- a CDS encoding HAMP domain-containing protein: MTLLEKTGIRTKIVGIILLMCVAGLGAVAHISTQFNASDEVYFDFISKDNRATVELARANRNLAGLAYTAYQISTYDQQHERYQVIFKDYAPTKAFVLNQIAAAADLFPQYAAKLEDFLARTRVVVSLTDEAVELASRGEAAQAKITLQRADALIMPLSDDLVGFLLERMADVEKQSNLLTTNNGTLIATTLIIVGVAFLAVIAAALFVTSHGITTPIMRLRERMLSLAAGDAASEIDGMGRKDEVGEMAKAVQVFRENAIERMRLEQETEASRSLSEKERMERERQKAEDAAAVQFAVDSLASGLSKLSNGDLAHRITQPFTQSLDAVRADFNQSAEKLQTAMVQVSKNARGIDAGANEIKSAADDLAKRTEQQAAAVEETAAALEQITTTVRDASRRAQEAGSLVAKTRHEAENSGNVVRRAVLAMEKIEKSSSEISSIIGVIDDIAFQTNLLALNAGVEAARAGEAGKGFAVVAQEVRELAQRSANAAREIKTLITTSNEQVQQGVGLVGDTGKALEKIVAEVQEINRHVAAIVESAQEQSSGLQQINAAVNQMDQDTQKNAAMVEESTAASHGLAREASSLNHLLGQFRLGTETQSPVIVARANDRPVVSPARALGRKISAAFSGSAAIDTSKDEWQEF, encoded by the coding sequence ATGACGCTTTTAGAAAAGACCGGAATCCGGACGAAGATAGTTGGGATCATTTTGTTGATGTGCGTGGCGGGTCTTGGCGCCGTTGCCCATATTTCCACGCAGTTCAATGCGTCCGACGAGGTCTATTTCGACTTCATCAGCAAGGATAACAGGGCGACAGTGGAACTGGCGCGTGCCAACCGCAATCTGGCCGGTCTAGCCTACACCGCCTATCAGATATCGACCTATGATCAGCAACACGAACGTTACCAGGTGATTTTCAAGGACTATGCGCCCACCAAAGCATTTGTCCTGAACCAGATTGCTGCTGCGGCCGATCTCTTTCCTCAGTATGCCGCAAAGCTTGAGGATTTCCTGGCTCGCACGCGTGTCGTTGTTTCCCTGACGGATGAGGCAGTCGAACTTGCATCGCGTGGCGAAGCTGCGCAGGCCAAAATAACGCTGCAAAGGGCCGACGCACTCATTATGCCCTTGAGTGACGATCTCGTCGGATTCCTGCTGGAGAGAATGGCTGACGTCGAGAAGCAGAGCAATCTGCTGACGACCAATAATGGCACGCTGATCGCGACAACGCTGATCATCGTCGGCGTCGCTTTTTTAGCTGTTATCGCTGCGGCGCTTTTCGTCACATCTCATGGAATAACAACACCGATCATGCGTCTTCGTGAACGTATGCTGTCGCTTGCCGCCGGTGATGCCGCGTCCGAAATCGACGGTATGGGCCGAAAGGATGAAGTCGGCGAAATGGCGAAGGCCGTTCAGGTGTTTCGCGAAAATGCCATCGAGCGGATGCGTCTTGAGCAGGAGACCGAGGCCAGCCGTAGCCTGTCGGAAAAAGAACGTATGGAACGCGAAAGGCAAAAGGCCGAGGACGCAGCAGCTGTGCAGTTTGCCGTCGACAGTCTCGCATCCGGCCTCTCGAAACTATCCAATGGCGATCTTGCCCACCGCATCACACAGCCGTTCACACAGAGCCTCGACGCGGTACGTGCCGATTTCAACCAGTCTGCTGAAAAGTTGCAAACGGCCATGGTGCAAGTGTCGAAAAACGCGCGGGGTATCGATGCCGGAGCCAACGAGATCAAGTCCGCGGCAGATGATCTTGCCAAGCGCACTGAGCAGCAAGCCGCCGCTGTGGAGGAAACTGCTGCGGCACTTGAGCAGATTACCACCACGGTGAGAGACGCTTCCCGGCGTGCGCAGGAAGCCGGTTCTCTGGTCGCGAAAACACGCCATGAAGCCGAGAATTCGGGCAACGTCGTTCGCCGCGCGGTTCTTGCCATGGAGAAGATCGAGAAGTCCTCGAGTGAGATCAGCAGTATCATTGGCGTCATCGATGATATCGCCTTCCAGACCAATTTGCTGGCGTTGAATGCGGGTGTCGAGGCAGCGCGTGCCGGCGAAGCGGGCAAAGGCTTTGCTGTCGTCGCACAGGAGGTGCGTGAGCTGGCGCAGCGCTCTGCAAATGCCGCAAGGGAAATCAAGACGTTGATAACCACATCGAACGAGCAGGTTCAGCAAGGCGTGGGACTGGTCGGCGATACCGGTAAGGCTCTGGAAAAGATCGTTGCCGAGGTGCAGGAGATCAACCGGCATGTGGCAGCGATCGTTGAATCTGCACAAGAGCAGTCGTCCGGGCTCCAGCAGATCAATGCTGCCGTCAACCAAATGGATCAGGACACGCAGAAAAATGCGGCTATGGTCGAGGAGTCCACCGCTGCGAGCCATGGCCTTGCGCGGGAAGCTTCTTCGTTAAACCACTTACTCGGTCAATTCAGGCTGGGAACTGAAACGCAATCGCCTGTGATCGTTGCTCGTGCGAACGACCGGCCCGTCGTATCACCGGCGCGCGCACTTGGCCGCAAGATCTCAGCTGCTTTCTCCGGGAGTGCCGCTATCGACACAAGCAAGGATGAATGGCAAGAATTCTGA
- the cysW gene encoding sulfate ABC transporter permease subunit CysW yields MGAHSSHPRPPRVGDSALVRRSLIGFVLVVGALLVVAPLIIIGVEAFSQGWKAYSATIAHPDTRHAIMLTVVTALLAVPINTLFGVAAAWSITKFDFPGKRFLLVVIEIPFSISPIVAGVAYLFVYGLQGLFGPYLDAHDVKILFALPGIVIASMFVTAPFVARELIPLMQAQGRDLEEAATSLGASGWRTFFSVTLPNIKWALLYGVVLCNARVMGEFGAVSVVSGNIRGQTNTLPLHIELLYHDYQTAGAFASASILALLAVVTIIAKVALERRGAGRGRKKTNSTATATET; encoded by the coding sequence ATGGGCGCACACTCGAGCCATCCCAGGCCGCCGCGTGTCGGCGATAGCGCGCTTGTTCGCCGCAGTCTGATCGGTTTCGTGCTGGTCGTTGGGGCATTACTCGTTGTCGCCCCGCTTATCATCATCGGAGTTGAAGCGTTTTCACAAGGTTGGAAAGCCTATTCCGCGACGATCGCCCATCCCGATACCCGCCACGCTATCATGTTGACGGTGGTAACGGCGCTCCTTGCTGTCCCGATCAACACGCTTTTTGGGGTTGCCGCGGCCTGGTCGATTACCAAGTTCGATTTTCCCGGTAAACGCTTCCTGCTTGTGGTCATCGAAATTCCCTTTTCGATTTCGCCGATCGTGGCCGGTGTTGCCTATCTTTTCGTCTACGGTCTTCAGGGACTGTTCGGTCCCTATCTTGATGCGCATGACGTCAAAATCCTGTTTGCATTGCCCGGCATCGTGATTGCCTCGATGTTCGTCACAGCACCATTTGTAGCGCGTGAACTGATCCCGTTGATGCAGGCACAGGGACGCGATCTTGAGGAGGCGGCAACGTCGCTTGGTGCGTCAGGCTGGCGAACGTTCTTTTCGGTCACACTCCCCAATATCAAATGGGCCCTGCTTTATGGCGTGGTGCTTTGTAATGCCCGTGTGATGGGTGAATTCGGTGCTGTTTCTGTCGTCTCCGGCAATATTCGCGGCCAGACGAACACGTTGCCGCTGCATATCGAACTGCTTTACCACGACTACCAGACAGCTGGTGCGTTCGCTTCGGCTTCCATTCTCGCACTTCTTGCAGTCGTCACGATCATTGCCAAAGTGGCGTTGGAGCGACGCGGTGCTGGGCGCGGACGCAAGAAGACGAATAGCACAGCCACTGCTACGGAGACCTGA
- a CDS encoding LysR family transcriptional regulator gives MTPLSRKLLPSTSALAAFDSVARLGSFSLAADELALTQGAISRQVMSLEELLGVRLFERGARGVRLTSEGQTYAKSVAAALGEIRSASLQVMTKTHGNTLNLAMLPTFGTRWLLPRIPDFVASHPEITINFATRIGQFDFDREQIDMAIHIGQADWPGAESTFLMQEMVAPVCSPEFLNSHPVATGRDVASLPLLHMASRPGAWDHWFQSLGLAISLPQGMRFEQFSSVAQACIAGLGVALMPLFLIENELKSRQLVKAFDHPAKSPSSYYAVAPLSRVNHGPVMLFRDWLVRQAEAYRVSSDPSLHK, from the coding sequence ATGACCCCGCTCAGCCGCAAGCTTTTGCCGTCAACCAGCGCGCTCGCCGCATTCGATTCTGTCGCAAGGCTGGGCAGTTTTTCCCTTGCTGCCGATGAGCTCGCACTGACGCAAGGAGCGATAAGCCGGCAGGTTATGTCGCTGGAAGAGCTGCTCGGCGTTCGTCTCTTCGAACGTGGTGCACGCGGTGTTCGATTGACGTCAGAGGGTCAAACTTATGCCAAATCCGTCGCCGCCGCGCTTGGTGAAATACGTTCTGCCTCTTTGCAGGTCATGACGAAAACGCATGGCAATACCCTCAATCTCGCGATGTTACCAACCTTCGGCACGCGCTGGCTGCTGCCCCGCATTCCTGATTTCGTTGCCAGTCATCCTGAAATCACCATCAATTTTGCCACACGAATCGGTCAGTTTGATTTCGATCGTGAGCAGATCGACATGGCCATCCACATAGGTCAGGCGGACTGGCCGGGGGCTGAAAGCACTTTTCTGATGCAGGAAATGGTGGCGCCTGTCTGCAGTCCCGAGTTTCTCAATTCTCATCCTGTTGCGACCGGGAGGGATGTCGCAAGTCTGCCCTTGTTGCATATGGCGTCGCGTCCGGGTGCCTGGGATCACTGGTTCCAGAGTCTGGGATTGGCAATATCTTTACCGCAGGGTATGCGTTTCGAGCAGTTTTCCAGTGTCGCTCAGGCCTGTATCGCAGGGCTCGGCGTCGCACTCATGCCTCTGTTTCTTATCGAGAACGAACTGAAGTCGCGGCAATTGGTGAAGGCCTTCGATCATCCTGCCAAAAGCCCAAGTTCCTATTATGCTGTAGCGCCTTTATCTCGCGTCAATCACGGCCCCGTGATGCTTTTTCGTGACTGGCTGGTGCGTCAGGCGGAAGCTTATCGCGTGTCCAGCGATCCCTCGCTTCACAAATAA
- a CDS encoding sulfate/molybdate ABC transporter ATP-binding protein: MKIRLENVVKTFDTFRAVRDVSLDIESGELLALLGPSGSGKTTILRMVAGLEFTDGGRIFFGDHDATDIPVRDRGVGFVFQHYALFPHMTLNENIAFGMKVSKVKRDKAAIAARVEELLRLVKLDGLGDRFPAQISGGQRQRVALARALSVDPKVLLLDEPFGALDANVRRDLRRWLREIHDALGITTIFVTHDQEEALDLADRVVILNQGEIVQQGTPKDVCRQPNSAFVMKFLGDANKVSGEARGGKIYVGKSELPFAYGQADGAVEIYARPGDLEWDDLHDGIPARVTRVLDRAGERRVIANTDNGDQLEFDVPPESNVEAGERGSIIIRRAKIFPSKQD; encoded by the coding sequence ATGAAAATTCGCCTCGAAAACGTGGTGAAGACCTTCGATACATTTCGCGCCGTGCGTGACGTTTCGCTCGACATCGAAAGCGGAGAGCTTCTGGCGTTGCTTGGTCCTTCCGGGTCGGGCAAGACGACCATCTTGCGTATGGTCGCGGGCCTTGAATTTACTGATGGTGGGCGGATTTTCTTCGGGGATCACGACGCAACCGACATTCCGGTGCGTGATCGCGGTGTTGGTTTCGTCTTTCAGCACTATGCGCTGTTTCCACACATGACATTGAACGAAAACATAGCCTTCGGCATGAAGGTGTCAAAGGTGAAGCGCGACAAGGCGGCAATCGCGGCCCGCGTTGAAGAGCTTTTACGTCTCGTGAAGCTCGATGGTCTAGGGGATCGCTTCCCCGCACAGATTTCCGGTGGCCAGCGGCAACGCGTTGCTTTGGCCCGAGCGCTTTCCGTCGATCCGAAGGTCCTGCTTCTGGATGAACCTTTTGGTGCTCTCGATGCCAACGTGCGTCGGGATCTGCGGCGCTGGCTGCGAGAAATTCACGATGCGCTCGGTATCACGACGATTTTCGTTACCCATGACCAGGAAGAGGCGCTCGATCTCGCCGATCGCGTTGTCATTCTCAATCAAGGCGAAATAGTCCAGCAAGGTACGCCAAAAGACGTCTGCCGCCAGCCAAACAGTGCTTTTGTGATGAAGTTTCTGGGTGATGCCAACAAAGTCTCCGGCGAAGCTCGCGGTGGCAAGATTTACGTCGGTAAAAGCGAACTACCGTTTGCTTACGGTCAGGCGGATGGGGCGGTCGAGATTTATGCCCGTCCAGGTGATCTTGAATGGGACGATCTGCATGATGGCATTCCAGCGCGTGTCACCCGTGTTCTTGATAGAGCGGGCGAGCGCCGTGTGATTGCCAATACGGACAACGGGGATCAACTGGAATTCGATGTGCCGCCGGAAAGTAATGTGGAGGCAGGGGAACGCGGTTCGATCATCATCCGTCGTGCCAAGATTTTCCCGTCAAAGCAGGACTAG
- a CDS encoding ABC transporter substrate-binding protein: MKKIILASGTALMLTMGAAQAQEKTLTISVYAFAQDEFKELVYTPFEAKCGCKLVVETGNSVERLAKMEANKANPVVDLAIVSMADALSAARKDLIQKIDATKVPSIANLYDIAKDPNGDGMSVGVNFYATSIVYRTDKMKIESWGDLLKEGIVDHVAFPNVTTNQGPPALYMLGKAIGKDTPDLAGAIEAVGEKKDDIVTFYVKSSQLVQLMQQEEIWAAPIGRFSWAPFTKLDLPLAWATPKEGQTGGMNVLVVPKGTKNEDLALQFMDFWLSTDVQKALAEKLVDSPTNKEVKVSDEIANNITYGDETAKSLQLIPSDVTLDNRDKWLSEWNAKVGQ; encoded by the coding sequence ATGAAGAAGATCATTCTTGCATCGGGCACTGCCCTGATGCTGACGATGGGCGCTGCACAGGCGCAGGAAAAGACCCTGACGATCTCGGTCTACGCCTTCGCGCAGGACGAATTCAAGGAGCTGGTTTATACGCCGTTTGAAGCCAAGTGCGGCTGCAAGCTCGTGGTCGAAACCGGTAACAGCGTCGAGCGTCTCGCCAAAATGGAGGCCAACAAGGCGAACCCGGTTGTCGATCTTGCTATCGTTTCCATGGCAGATGCGCTTTCTGCTGCACGCAAGGACCTGATCCAGAAGATCGACGCCACGAAGGTGCCGAGCATCGCAAACCTCTACGACATCGCCAAGGACCCGAACGGTGATGGCATGAGCGTCGGTGTGAACTTCTATGCGACCTCGATCGTCTACCGCACGGACAAGATGAAGATCGAATCCTGGGGTGATCTCTTGAAGGAAGGCATCGTCGATCACGTTGCGTTCCCGAATGTTACCACCAACCAGGGACCGCCGGCGCTTTATATGCTTGGCAAGGCGATTGGCAAGGATACGCCCGATCTCGCCGGTGCAATCGAAGCCGTTGGCGAAAAGAAGGACGATATCGTTACGTTCTACGTCAAGTCCTCGCAGCTTGTGCAGCTTATGCAGCAGGAGGAGATCTGGGCAGCGCCGATCGGTCGCTTCTCCTGGGCGCCGTTTACCAAGCTTGATCTGCCGCTTGCCTGGGCAACCCCCAAGGAAGGCCAGACAGGCGGGATGAACGTTCTCGTCGTGCCTAAGGGTACGAAGAACGAAGACCTCGCACTGCAATTCATGGATTTCTGGCTTTCCACCGATGTTCAGAAGGCTTTGGCCGAAAAGCTGGTCGACAGCCCGACCAACAAGGAAGTCAAGGTTTCTGACGAGATAGCGAACAACATTACCTATGGTGACGAGACGGCAAAGAGCCTGCAGCTCATTCCGTCGGACGTAACGCTCGACAACCGCGACAAGTGGCTGTCGGAGTGGAACGCCAAGGTCGGTCAGTAA
- a CDS encoding NAD-dependent succinate-semialdehyde dehydrogenase, which produces MHSYPDIKLLIDGEWKDAVSGKTIAVSDPATDEIIGAIAHAEKADLDLALAAADKGFKIWRDTSPFERSKIMRRAADLLRERKDKIAYVMTREQGKPLAQSAGEILGAADTIDWFAEEARRTYGQVIPARATGVSQLAIKVPVGPVAAFTPWNFPINQIVRKLSAALATGCSIIVKAPEETPASPAELIRAFVDAGVPAGVIGLVYGVPSEISEYLIPHPVIRKISFTGSTPIGKHLAALAGRHMKRATMELGGHAPVMIFDDADIEKAIEVTSLAKFRNAGQVCVAPTRFLVQEGVADRFVEGFVEATKAIKVGNGLEDGVVMGPLANERRIPALEELINDAVSCGGELKTGGRRIGNKGNFFEPTVLSNVPTTAKIMNDEPFGPVAIINRFSKLDDAVSEANRLPFGLASYAFTGSVKTAHALSHQVEAGMLTINHNGLALPEVPFGGIKDSGYGTEGGSEAVQAYLETRFVSQMS; this is translated from the coding sequence ATGCACAGCTATCCCGACATCAAACTCCTTATTGATGGCGAATGGAAAGACGCCGTTTCCGGCAAGACGATTGCTGTTTCCGATCCCGCAACCGACGAGATCATTGGTGCAATCGCGCATGCCGAAAAAGCGGACCTCGACCTCGCCCTCGCTGCAGCGGACAAGGGCTTTAAAATCTGGCGAGACACCTCTCCGTTCGAGCGTTCCAAGATCATGCGCAGGGCTGCCGATCTGCTGCGTGAGCGTAAGGACAAGATTGCCTATGTGATGACCCGCGAGCAGGGTAAACCACTGGCACAATCCGCGGGAGAAATTCTCGGCGCGGCCGACACAATAGACTGGTTTGCTGAAGAGGCCCGCCGTACCTATGGTCAGGTCATTCCGGCACGCGCGACCGGTGTATCGCAGCTCGCCATCAAGGTCCCGGTTGGCCCCGTCGCGGCCTTTACACCATGGAACTTCCCGATCAACCAGATCGTTCGCAAGCTATCTGCCGCGCTTGCAACAGGCTGTTCAATTATCGTCAAGGCACCGGAAGAGACACCCGCCTCTCCTGCAGAACTGATCCGCGCCTTCGTTGATGCCGGTGTACCTGCCGGCGTTATCGGGCTCGTCTATGGTGTTCCGTCCGAAATCTCCGAATACCTCATCCCGCACCCGGTCATTCGCAAGATCTCGTTTACCGGCTCGACTCCGATCGGCAAGCATCTTGCTGCACTTGCCGGCAGGCACATGAAACGCGCCACGATGGAACTTGGTGGCCACGCACCTGTGATGATCTTCGATGATGCCGATATCGAAAAGGCCATTGAAGTGACCTCACTGGCAAAGTTCCGCAATGCCGGCCAGGTTTGTGTCGCGCCCACCCGCTTCCTTGTGCAGGAGGGTGTTGCCGACCGCTTCGTCGAAGGTTTCGTAGAAGCAACCAAGGCCATCAAGGTTGGCAACGGACTTGAAGACGGTGTTGTCATGGGTCCGCTCGCCAACGAGCGTCGCATTCCGGCACTCGAAGAGCTGATCAACGATGCCGTTTCGTGCGGTGGCGAGTTGAAGACCGGTGGCCGTCGCATTGGCAACAAGGGTAATTTCTTTGAGCCGACGGTCCTCTCCAACGTACCGACGACCGCCAAGATCATGAACGACGAGCCCTTTGGGCCGGTTGCCATCATCAACCGCTTCTCAAAGCTTGACGATGCGGTCTCCGAGGCCAATCGCCTGCCCTTCGGCCTTGCTTCCTATGCCTTCACCGGCTCGGTAAAAACGGCACATGCCCTGAGCCACCAGGTCGAAGCAGGGATGCTTACGATCAACCACAATGGTCTGGCTCTGCCGGAAGTGCCATTTGGTGGCATTAAGGATTCCGGTTACGGCACCGAGGGCGGATCTGAAGCTGTCCAGGCATATCTGGAAACCCGCTTCGTCAGCCAGATGAGCTGA